In a genomic window of Arthrobacter woluwensis:
- the ccsB gene encoding c-type cytochrome biogenesis protein CcsB has protein sequence MTPLNPLLGQYSELFMLLAAGTYTVAFIAFAWDLAKSSATLKAIDERAAQQQARQLVGAGAPVTSQGSSGGGAITADPSMRYATERRVPARVAVALTVLAALIHGAGVITRGIAAGRVPWGNMYEFLTTGAWLVAVVFLLVLLRRDLRFVGTFVTALVIIMLVAASVAFWTPVGHLVPALQSYWLIIHVSIAVLSSALFTLTFSMSVLQLIQSRREGQLALGREDKLSFMRLVPNALSLENFSYRINTIAFVGWTFTLMFGAIWAEKAWGRFWGWDTKEVWTFVIWVVYAGYLHARATRGWTGTRAAWLSIVGYLCVVFNFTIVNQYFNGLHSYSGL, from the coding sequence ATGACACCGCTGAACCCGCTGCTGGGGCAGTACAGCGAGCTCTTCATGCTGCTCGCCGCCGGAACCTACACGGTGGCGTTCATCGCCTTCGCTTGGGACCTGGCCAAGAGCAGCGCCACCCTGAAGGCGATCGATGAGCGGGCCGCGCAGCAGCAGGCCCGCCAGCTGGTCGGAGCGGGCGCGCCCGTCACGTCCCAGGGCTCCTCCGGGGGCGGCGCCATCACGGCGGATCCCTCCATGCGCTACGCCACGGAACGGCGAGTCCCCGCCCGCGTGGCCGTCGCGCTCACGGTCCTCGCGGCGCTGATCCACGGCGCCGGCGTGATCACCCGTGGCATCGCCGCCGGCCGTGTGCCGTGGGGCAACATGTATGAATTCCTCACCACGGGCGCCTGGCTCGTGGCCGTGGTCTTCCTGCTCGTCCTGCTGCGCCGCGACCTGCGCTTCGTGGGCACCTTCGTGACGGCGCTCGTCATCATCATGCTCGTGGCGGCCTCCGTCGCGTTCTGGACGCCCGTGGGCCACCTGGTCCCGGCACTGCAGAGCTACTGGCTGATCATCCACGTCTCCATCGCGGTGCTGTCCTCGGCGCTGTTCACCCTGACGTTCTCCATGTCGGTGCTGCAGCTCATCCAGTCACGCCGCGAGGGTCAGCTCGCCCTGGGACGCGAGGACAAGCTCAGCTTCATGCGCTTGGTCCCCAACGCCCTGAGCCTGGAGAACTTCAGCTACCGCATCAACACCATCGCGTTCGTCGGCTGGACCTTCACCTTGATGTTCGGCGCCATCTGGGCCGAGAAGGCCTGGGGCCGGTTCTGGGGCTGGGACACCAAGGAAGTCTGGACCTTCGTGATCTGGGTGGTCTACGCAGGCTACCTGCACGCCCGTGCCACCCGCGGCTGGACCGGAACCCGTGCGGCCTGGCTGTCGATCGTCGGCTACCTGTGCGTGGTCTTCAACTTCACGATCGTGAACCAGTACTTCAACGGGCTGCACTCCTACTCCGGACTCTGA
- a CDS encoding choice-of-anchor A family protein produces the protein MAKLSTNGGKVTTNDSSAADAFRGLPARIQTTSASYAALPATGTVSVTGWGIDLVGDGTSATQVFTLDGKALGTAVRSLEVKNVPAKSRMIINVTGGPQVTLGLNALLLNGVPVPISDSTFGELAGHMLWNYTEAQNVHVTGSAQVPGSMLVPSGAGTTTIDVPGYNGRVYVNGDFVHGGSGSEVHAYPFPDELTTCTVDPTPQPTTSSPVPTETATSPVPTEIATSPVPTETATSPVPTETATSPVPTETATSPVPTETATSPVPTETSTSAPATSAPATSSPVTSAPATSTAPVATPSSSSTSAPVNGSATPTATGNGDLAVTGASSALLPTALAAFGFLVIGAVTLLTVRGRGRH, from the coding sequence GTGGCCAAGCTCAGCACCAACGGCGGCAAGGTCACCACGAACGACTCGTCCGCCGCTGACGCCTTCCGCGGCCTTCCGGCCCGCATCCAGACGACGTCGGCCTCCTATGCGGCGCTGCCCGCAACGGGCACGGTCTCCGTGACCGGCTGGGGGATCGACCTGGTGGGCGACGGCACCTCCGCGACCCAGGTCTTCACCCTCGACGGCAAGGCGCTGGGCACCGCGGTGCGGTCGCTCGAGGTCAAAAACGTGCCGGCGAAGTCGCGCATGATCATCAACGTCACCGGCGGTCCGCAGGTGACCCTGGGCCTGAACGCCCTCCTCCTCAACGGCGTCCCCGTGCCGATCAGCGACTCCACGTTCGGCGAGCTCGCCGGCCACATGCTGTGGAACTACACCGAGGCGCAGAACGTCCACGTGACGGGATCGGCCCAGGTGCCCGGCTCGATGCTGGTCCCGAGCGGGGCCGGCACCACGACCATCGACGTGCCCGGCTACAACGGCCGCGTCTACGTCAACGGCGATTTCGTCCACGGCGGCAGCGGGTCCGAGGTGCATGCCTACCCGTTCCCGGATGAGCTGACCACCTGCACCGTCGACCCGACCCCGCAGCCGACGACGTCCTCGCCGGTTCCGACGGAGACGGCCACATCGCCTGTCCCGACCGAAATCGCCACGTCTCCGGTGCCGACGGAGACTGCCACGTCTCCGGTCCCGACCGAGACCGCCACGTCTCCGGTGCCGACGGAGACGGCCACTTCGCCGGTGCCGACCGAGACGGCCACTTCGCCGGTCCCGACCGAGACCAGCACGTCCGCCCCGGCGACGTCCGCTCCGGCGACCTCGAGCCCCGTCACCTCCGCTCCGGCGACCAGCACGGCCCCCGTGGCCACGCCGTCGTCGTCCTCGACGAGCGCTCCCGTGAACGGCTCCGCGACGCCGACCGCCACCGGCAACGGTGACCTCGCCGTCACGGGCGCCTCCTCGGCGCTGCTGCCCACCGCGCTCGCCGCGTTCGGGTTCCTGGTAATCGGCGCCGTGACCCTGCTGACCGTGCGAGGCCGCGGACGGCACTGA
- a CDS encoding GNAT family N-acetyltransferase has product MQKIDPVTLRGKYVTLEPLSRDHEAGLVEAVHDGELWNLWYTSVPRPEAMGAEIDRRLALQETGSMLPFTAFSNATGQVLGMTSFMNIDHALPRLEIGSTWNRRSAHGTGTNADSKYLLLRHAFETVGCVAVEFRTNWLNHQSREAIARLGAKQDGVLRSQALTPEGVLRDTVVFSILAGEWAAVKRNLEYRLGKAR; this is encoded by the coding sequence GTGCAAAAAATCGATCCCGTGACGCTGCGCGGGAAATACGTCACCCTCGAACCCCTGAGCCGGGACCACGAAGCCGGGCTGGTCGAGGCCGTCCACGACGGCGAGCTGTGGAACCTCTGGTACACCTCCGTGCCGCGTCCGGAGGCGATGGGGGCCGAGATCGACCGTCGCCTGGCACTGCAGGAGACGGGCAGCATGCTGCCCTTCACGGCCTTCTCCAACGCGACCGGCCAGGTGCTCGGGATGACGAGTTTCATGAACATCGACCATGCGCTGCCCCGGCTGGAGATCGGTTCGACGTGGAACCGCCGCTCGGCTCACGGCACCGGCACCAACGCCGATTCCAAGTACCTGCTGCTGCGCCACGCCTTCGAGACGGTGGGCTGCGTGGCGGTGGAATTCCGGACCAATTGGCTCAATCACCAGTCGCGCGAAGCGATCGCCCGGCTCGGCGCGAAGCAGGACGGGGTGCTGCGCAGCCAGGCCCTGACGCCCGAGGGGGTGCTGCGGGACACCGTGGTGTTCTCCATCCTGGCGGGGGAGTGGGCCGCCGTGAAGAGGAACCTGGAGTACCGGCTGGGCAAGGCCCGCTGA
- a CDS encoding cytochrome c biogenesis CcdA family protein has translation MPNNPFAETVLNGSLLLAIPVAMLAGLVSFLSPCVLPLVPGYLGYVTGLTGVDLEKQRRGRIFAGVALFVLGFSVVFVLLGGAFGQLGGLISGDRLPTVTRWLGVVVVIMGIIFLGGFDFFQRNAKLKAKPPAGLWGAPLLGMTFGLGWAPCIGPTYSAVQLLSLSGGSTAAKGALLAFAYSLGLGIPFLLIALAVRRGMGVMKFFRQHKLAIQRLGGLMLIALGLLMISGLWGEWTVQLQTWFQNEVKLPI, from the coding sequence ATGCCCAACAACCCCTTCGCGGAGACCGTGCTCAACGGTTCGCTGCTCCTGGCGATCCCGGTGGCCATGCTCGCCGGGCTGGTCTCCTTCCTCTCACCGTGCGTCCTGCCCCTCGTGCCGGGATACCTCGGCTACGTCACGGGGCTCACCGGGGTGGATCTGGAGAAGCAGCGGCGCGGCCGGATCTTTGCGGGCGTGGCGCTGTTCGTGCTGGGCTTCTCCGTGGTGTTCGTCCTGCTGGGCGGCGCGTTCGGTCAGCTCGGCGGTCTGATCTCGGGTGACCGGCTGCCGACCGTCACCCGTTGGCTCGGCGTGGTCGTGGTGATCATGGGCATCATCTTCCTGGGCGGTTTCGACTTCTTCCAGCGCAACGCCAAGCTCAAAGCCAAGCCGCCCGCCGGGCTGTGGGGCGCGCCCCTGCTCGGCATGACGTTCGGACTGGGCTGGGCGCCGTGCATCGGCCCGACCTATTCGGCGGTGCAGCTGCTCAGCCTCTCGGGCGGTTCGACGGCGGCCAAGGGCGCCTTGCTGGCCTTCGCCTACAGCCTCGGCCTGGGGATCCCGTTCCTGCTGATCGCCCTGGCGGTCCGGCGCGGCATGGGTGTCATGAAGTTCTTCCGCCAGCACAAGCTCGCCATCCAGCGGCTCGGCGGACTCATGCTGATCGCCTTGGGCCTGCTGATGATCAGCGGCCTGTGGGGGGAATGGACGGTTCAGCTCCAGACCTGGTTCCAGAACGAGGTGAAGCTGCCCATCTAG
- a CDS encoding 1,4-dihydroxy-2-naphthoyl-CoA synthase, whose translation MTANALPASVSDTFDPRQWRVVDGFDFTDLTYHRQVERDEDGAVIRDLPCVRIAFDRPEVRNAFRPHTVDELYRAMDHARMTPDVATVILTGNGPSPKDGGHAFCSGGDQRIRGRDGYKYAEGETSETVDPARAGRLHILEVQRLMRTMPKVVIAVVNGWAAGGGHSLHVVSDLTIASREYGKFKQTDATVGSFDAGYGSALLARQVGQKNAREIFFLAREYSAEDMVRMGAVNEAVPHAELETVALGYARDIARQSPQAIRMLKFAFNLADDGLAGQQVFAGEATRLAYMTDEAVEGKQAFLEKRDPDWSDFPYYF comes from the coding sequence ATGACCGCCAATGCCCTCCCAGCGTCCGTCTCCGACACCTTCGACCCCCGCCAGTGGCGCGTGGTGGACGGCTTCGATTTCACGGACCTGACGTATCACCGGCAGGTGGAGCGGGACGAGGACGGCGCCGTCATCCGTGACCTCCCCTGCGTCCGGATCGCCTTCGACCGGCCCGAGGTGCGCAACGCCTTCCGCCCTCACACCGTCGACGAGCTCTACCGGGCCATGGACCACGCCCGCATGACGCCCGACGTCGCCACCGTCATCCTCACCGGCAACGGCCCCTCCCCGAAAGACGGCGGCCACGCCTTCTGCTCGGGCGGCGATCAGCGCATCCGCGGCCGTGACGGTTACAAGTACGCCGAGGGCGAGACGAGCGAGACCGTGGACCCGGCACGCGCCGGACGCCTCCACATCCTCGAGGTTCAGCGCCTCATGCGCACCATGCCCAAGGTGGTCATCGCCGTCGTGAACGGCTGGGCGGCCGGTGGCGGGCACTCGCTGCACGTCGTCTCGGACCTGACCATCGCATCCCGCGAATACGGCAAGTTCAAGCAGACCGACGCCACGGTGGGCAGCTTCGACGCGGGCTACGGCTCGGCGCTCCTGGCCCGCCAGGTGGGCCAGAAGAACGCCCGGGAGATCTTCTTCCTGGCCCGCGAGTACTCCGCCGAGGACATGGTCCGGATGGGCGCCGTGAACGAGGCCGTGCCACATGCCGAACTGGAGACCGTGGCCCTGGGCTACGCCCGGGACATCGCCCGCCAGTCCCCGCAGGCCATCCGCATGCTCAAGTTCGCCTTCAACCTCGCCGACGACGGTCTGGCCGGTCAGCAGGTCTTCGCCGGCGAAGCGACCCGCCTGGCCTACATGACGGACGAGGCCGTGGAGGGCAAGCAGGCGTTCCTCGAGAAGCGCGATCCCGACTGGTCCGACTTCCCGTACTACTTCTAG
- a CDS encoding amino acid permease — translation MSDTTQQERTEGQANRQGSSAADSTTLSAEGYSKSLSRRHVTMIAMGGAIGVGLFMGAGGRLASTGPALIFSYAIAGVIAYFLMRALGELIMYRQTSGSFVSYAGELFGSKGAFLSGWMYFLNWGMTGIAELIAIGLYFQYFFPNVPVEISAIAALVLLVAVNLLSVKAFGEFEFWASVLKVGAILIFLVVGTVLVVMNAQVGPSHASPANLFAGDGGMFPHGALVMVLVLNAVIFAYNAIELVGITAGEMQNPAREVPKAIRAVVIRIVVFYVGSVTLLAMLLPSDQYKAGTSPFVTVFGQMGLPWMGDVMNFIVITAALSSCNSGLYSIGRIFRTMANNGHAPKWLTKMSSRHIPFAAILAIGAFYLVGIILNVWLGGSHAFDLALNTASIGVIFTWGSIFACQIMLRKKKGEVSSLPMPGSPWTSWAGLVALLIITVLIGFDTTKGSDGSVFYLGAWTLATVPLFALLLWLGWLKVRNNKPKNELFS, via the coding sequence GTGTCAGATACAACGCAGCAGGAGCGCACCGAGGGCCAGGCCAACAGGCAGGGTTCCAGCGCCGCAGACAGCACCACTCTCAGCGCCGAGGGTTACAGCAAGTCCCTGAGCCGCCGTCACGTGACCATGATCGCCATGGGCGGGGCCATCGGCGTCGGACTCTTCATGGGAGCCGGCGGGCGTCTCGCCTCCACCGGCCCGGCTTTGATCTTCTCCTACGCCATCGCCGGCGTGATCGCCTACTTCCTCATGCGGGCCCTGGGCGAGCTCATCATGTACCGCCAGACCTCCGGGTCGTTCGTGTCCTACGCAGGCGAGCTCTTCGGCTCCAAGGGCGCGTTCCTCTCCGGCTGGATGTACTTCCTGAACTGGGGCATGACCGGCATCGCCGAGCTGATCGCCATCGGCCTCTACTTCCAGTACTTCTTCCCGAACGTCCCGGTGGAGATCTCCGCCATCGCGGCGCTCGTCCTCCTGGTGGCCGTGAACCTCCTTTCGGTCAAGGCCTTCGGCGAGTTCGAGTTCTGGGCCTCCGTCCTCAAGGTCGGCGCCATCCTGATCTTCCTCGTGGTCGGCACCGTCCTGGTCGTCATGAACGCCCAGGTCGGCCCCTCGCACGCCAGCCCGGCCAACCTCTTCGCGGGCGACGGCGGCATGTTCCCGCATGGCGCTCTGGTCATGGTCCTCGTGCTCAACGCCGTCATCTTCGCCTACAACGCGATCGAACTGGTGGGCATCACCGCCGGTGAGATGCAGAACCCGGCCCGCGAGGTGCCGAAGGCGATCCGCGCCGTCGTGATCCGCATCGTGGTCTTCTACGTCGGCTCCGTGACCCTGCTGGCCATGCTCCTCCCGAGCGACCAGTACAAGGCCGGCACCAGTCCCTTCGTCACCGTGTTCGGCCAGATGGGCCTGCCGTGGATGGGCGATGTCATGAACTTCATCGTCATCACCGCGGCACTGTCCTCCTGCAACTCCGGCCTGTACTCGATCGGCCGCATCTTCCGCACCATGGCCAACAACGGGCACGCCCCGAAGTGGCTCACCAAGATGTCCTCGCGGCACATCCCGTTCGCGGCCATCCTGGCGATCGGCGCGTTCTACCTCGTCGGCATCATCCTGAACGTCTGGCTCGGTGGCTCCCACGCCTTCGACCTGGCGCTCAACACCGCGTCGATCGGCGTGATCTTCACCTGGGGCTCGATCTTCGCCTGCCAGATCATGCTCCGGAAGAAGAAGGGCGAGGTCTCCAGCCTCCCCATGCCGGGTTCGCCCTGGACCAGCTGGGCCGGTCTCGTGGCGCTCCTGATCATCACCGTGCTGATCGGTTTCGACACCACCAAGGGCTCCGACGGCAGCGTGTTCTACCTCGGCGCCTGGACCCTCGCGACCGTGCCGCTGTTCGCGCTGCTCCTGTGGCTCGGCTGGCTCAAGGTGCGGAACAACAAGCCGAAGAACGAACTCTTCAGCTGA
- a CDS encoding 1,4-dihydroxy-2-naphthoate polyprenyltransferase, with amino-acid sequence MATAAQWIQGARPRTLPAAIAPVVIGSAAAYQLHAFNLVNAILAAVIALLLQVGVNYSNDYSDGIRGTDENRVGPFRLVGSGAAKPRAVLIAALSCYGLSMVAGLVLVLLTQTWWMILVGLGAVIAAWGYTGGKNPYGYQGLGELFVFVFFGLVATLGTTYTQAGHISLSAIVGAVGTGLIACAVLMANNVRDIPTDKAAKKYTLAVRLGDRLARRTYVLMLAVAILSSLILVPENLWILLVLLLIPAALLPCWLMLSGRTGKALIPVLQQTGMLNLGYAALFAVALILQHGV; translated from the coding sequence GTGGCTACAGCCGCCCAGTGGATCCAAGGGGCCCGGCCCCGCACCCTTCCCGCGGCGATCGCCCCCGTGGTGATCGGCAGCGCGGCGGCGTACCAGCTGCACGCCTTCAATCTCGTCAACGCGATTCTGGCGGCGGTCATCGCGCTCCTGCTCCAAGTCGGCGTCAACTACTCGAACGACTACTCGGACGGCATCCGCGGCACGGACGAGAACCGTGTCGGCCCGTTCCGTCTGGTCGGATCCGGGGCCGCCAAACCGCGCGCCGTGCTCATCGCGGCGCTGAGCTGCTACGGGCTCTCCATGGTGGCCGGCCTCGTCCTGGTCCTGCTCACGCAGACGTGGTGGATGATCCTGGTGGGCCTGGGAGCCGTCATCGCGGCCTGGGGCTACACGGGCGGCAAGAACCCGTATGGCTATCAGGGCCTCGGCGAGCTGTTCGTGTTCGTGTTCTTCGGCCTCGTGGCGACGCTCGGCACCACCTACACCCAGGCGGGGCACATCAGCCTCAGCGCGATCGTGGGCGCCGTCGGAACGGGCCTCATCGCCTGCGCGGTCCTCATGGCGAACAACGTGCGGGACATCCCCACGGACAAGGCCGCCAAGAAGTACACACTGGCCGTCCGGCTCGGCGATCGCCTGGCCCGCCGCACCTACGTGCTGATGCTCGCGGTCGCCATCCTGTCCTCGCTCATCCTGGTGCCGGAGAACCTCTGGATCCTCCTGGTGCTGCTGCTGATCCCGGCGGCCCTGCTCCCCTGCTGGCTCATGCTCTCCGGCCGGACCGGCAAGGCCCTGATCCCGGTGCTGCAGCAGACCGGCATGCTCAACCTCGGCTACGCGGCCCTGTTCGCCGTGGCGCTCATCCTCCAGCACGGGGTGTAG
- a CDS encoding DUF4229 domain-containing protein yields the protein MANLKYLLIRLALFAVALVICLFLGTGLILGAIFAAVIAFAVSYLFFSRQRDDAAVQLASTIGARPRDGRAEKDAAAEDAEVGRAEQSLPEPVEPRRNDAPTDSRNA from the coding sequence GTGGCGAATCTGAAGTACCTTCTCATCCGGCTGGCCCTCTTCGCGGTGGCTCTGGTCATCTGCCTCTTCCTGGGGACCGGCCTGATCCTCGGCGCGATCTTCGCCGCCGTGATCGCGTTCGCGGTCAGCTACCTCTTCTTCAGCCGCCAGCGCGACGACGCCGCGGTCCAGCTGGCGAGCACCATCGGCGCCCGCCCGCGGGACGGCCGCGCGGAGAAGGACGCCGCTGCGGAGGACGCCGAAGTGGGCCGGGCCGAGCAGAGCCTGCCGGAACCGGTGGAACCGCGCCGGAACGACGCCCCCACGGATTCGCGGAACGCTTAG
- a CDS encoding PLDc N-terminal domain-containing protein codes for MPRVIISVVIVAVCIYALIDCLRTDSREVRGVPKGVWIVALLLLPLLGALLWFLLGRPRSAATRPATGGPTTNGRAGGGGTASGRPLGPDDDPQFLRNLEERRRNQEEARKLEEMRKKLEEQERRLHKGDDGAPGQDA; via the coding sequence ATGCCCCGGGTCATCATCTCAGTCGTCATCGTCGCTGTCTGCATCTACGCCCTCATCGACTGCCTCCGCACGGACTCCCGTGAGGTGCGCGGAGTCCCGAAGGGCGTGTGGATCGTCGCGCTGCTTCTGCTGCCCCTGCTGGGCGCCCTCCTGTGGTTCCTGCTCGGCCGTCCCCGCTCCGCCGCGACGCGTCCGGCCACGGGCGGCCCCACCACGAACGGCCGGGCGGGCGGCGGTGGAACCGCGAGCGGACGGCCTCTGGGCCCCGACGACGACCCCCAGTTCCTGCGCAACCTCGAGGAGCGCCGCCGCAACCAGGAGGAGGCCCGCAAGCTCGAGGAGATGCGCAAGAAGCTGGAAGAGCAGGAACGCCGGCTTCACAAGGGCGACGACGGCGCTCCCGGCCAGGACGCCTGA
- a CDS encoding choice-of-anchor A family protein: protein MKSSLRRIGAPTFSLAAGVAALLAAGTLAVQSAPAAVAAAVNCIQTLPGIDANPAPEGYDNSPNLFVKGGFTVVQNAAEMEGKAVVLGNASVTKASGIYNVGTAGVGSGLWPQPGTDHLVVGGSLSASSGVTVDVGANNTPRWRRDLRRRRRDRGQAQHQRRQGHHERLVRR, encoded by the coding sequence ATGAAATCCAGTCTGCGCCGCATCGGCGCGCCCACTTTCTCGCTGGCGGCCGGGGTCGCCGCCCTCCTTGCCGCAGGAACTCTCGCGGTCCAGAGCGCACCGGCCGCCGTCGCGGCTGCGGTGAACTGCATCCAGACGCTGCCCGGGATCGACGCGAATCCTGCGCCCGAAGGCTACGACAACAGCCCGAACCTCTTCGTCAAGGGCGGCTTCACGGTCGTGCAGAACGCCGCGGAGATGGAAGGCAAGGCCGTCGTGCTCGGCAACGCGTCCGTGACCAAGGCCAGCGGCATCTACAACGTCGGCACGGCCGGCGTCGGTTCCGGCCTGTGGCCGCAGCCGGGCACGGACCACCTGGTGGTCGGCGGCTCGCTGAGCGCGAGCTCCGGCGTGACGGTCGACGTCGGGGCCAACAACACCCCCCGGTGGAGGCGCGATCTCCGCCGGCGGCGACGTGACCGTGGCCAAGCTCAGCACCAACGGCGGCAAGGTCACCACGAACGACTCGTCCGCCGCTGA
- a CDS encoding AMP-binding protein — MQNLDPVLHDLAAALHGEGPAVDFGERIGTVRLPGHPDAAAVVRTSGSTGRPKAVVLSSEALAASSMATAVALRGEGQWLLALPLHYVAGVQVLVRSLFAGTRPWAMDLSGGFTPEAFVAAADELTDPVRFTSLVPTQLARLLENPAEDTLRVLRRFTAILLGGAAVSPTLLAHARELGLNVVTTYGSAETSGGCVYNGRPLEDVEVRLVDGRVHLGGPTLADGYLDDPRATEDAFVDLDGERYFRTSDLGELDSDGVLRVTGRVDDVINSGGSKVAALDVQRALEALDGVAQAFVGGVPSAEWGQAVAAAVVLRPGAAGDPTALAEALRADFGALRPRLVSVWDALPLLENGKVDRQAILARLASEHGGK, encoded by the coding sequence ATGCAGAACCTCGACCCCGTCCTCCACGACCTCGCCGCGGCCCTCCACGGCGAAGGCCCGGCCGTCGACTTCGGTGAGCGGATCGGCACGGTGCGGCTGCCCGGCCACCCGGACGCCGCCGCCGTCGTCCGCACGTCCGGTTCCACCGGCCGGCCCAAGGCCGTCGTGCTCTCCTCGGAGGCCCTGGCGGCCAGCTCCATGGCCACGGCCGTGGCCCTGCGGGGCGAAGGACAGTGGCTCCTGGCCCTGCCGCTGCACTACGTGGCCGGAGTCCAGGTCCTGGTCAGATCCCTCTTCGCCGGGACGCGACCGTGGGCCATGGACCTCTCGGGCGGTTTCACCCCGGAGGCCTTCGTGGCCGCCGCGGACGAGCTGACCGATCCGGTGCGCTTCACGTCCCTCGTCCCCACACAGCTCGCGCGGCTACTGGAGAATCCGGCCGAGGACACCCTGCGCGTGCTGCGCCGCTTCACCGCGATTCTGCTGGGCGGCGCCGCGGTCTCCCCCACGCTCCTGGCGCATGCCCGGGAGCTGGGCCTGAACGTGGTCACCACCTACGGTTCCGCCGAGACGTCCGGGGGCTGCGTCTACAACGGGCGGCCTCTGGAAGACGTCGAGGTGCGCCTCGTGGACGGCCGCGTGCACCTGGGCGGTCCGACCCTCGCGGACGGCTACCTGGACGATCCCCGGGCCACCGAGGACGCCTTCGTGGACCTCGACGGCGAACGGTACTTCCGCACGAGCGATCTGGGCGAACTGGACAGCGACGGCGTGCTGCGTGTGACGGGCCGCGTGGACGATGTGATCAATTCCGGCGGCAGCAAGGTCGCCGCGCTGGATGTCCAGCGGGCGCTGGAAGCGCTCGACGGCGTCGCGCAGGCGTTCGTCGGCGGTGTCCCCTCCGCCGAGTGGGGGCAGGCGGTGGCAGCCGCCGTCGTGCTGCGCCCCGGAGCCGCCGGCGACCCGACGGCACTGGCCGAAGCGCTGCGCGCGGACTTCGGCGCCCTGCGTCCACGGCTGGTGTCCGTCTGGGACGCACTGCCCCTGCTGGAGAACGGCAAAGTGGACCGGCAGGCGATCCTTGCCCGGCTCGCCTCCGAACATGGGGGAAAATAG